From the Planctomycetia bacterium genome, one window contains:
- a CDS encoding helix-turn-helix domain-containing protein, which yields MDDLDHLRLLTYKQAAKPLGVTERTIYAYVDAGELPVVKLGRLRRIRPEDLVVFIGKRREFQNGR from the coding sequence ATGGACGACCTCGACCATCTCCGCCTGCTCACCTACAAGCAGGCCGCCAAGCCGCTCGGCGTCACGGAGCGCACTATCTACGCCTACGTCGATGCTGGCGAGTTGCCGGTGGTCAAATTGGGCAGGCTTCGGCGAATTCGGCCCGAGGACTTGGTCGTCTTCATCGGCAAGAGACGGGAGTTCCAAAATGGCCGCTGA